Proteins encoded by one window of Sulfurimonas hongkongensis:
- a CDS encoding DJ-1 family glyoxalase III — translation MKVLVPLATGFEEIEAVSIIDVLRRAEIEVLVAAFDEESVVKGANGISVVTDMNIKDVKVSELDMIALPGGWDGTHALADDGNVQNILKEMDSKGKNIAAICAAPYALHRAGVLKQNYTCYPSVEKEIREQGYIGDGTMVVEDANVLTSRGPATAMCFALAIVKKLKGEETYKMVKGGLLADFCKE, via the coding sequence ATGAAAGTTTTAGTACCACTAGCTACAGGGTTTGAAGAGATAGAGGCTGTATCTATCATAGATGTTTTAAGAAGAGCGGAGATTGAAGTTTTAGTAGCCGCATTTGATGAAGAGAGTGTTGTAAAGGGTGCAAATGGCATCAGTGTTGTAACTGACATGAACATTAAAGATGTAAAGGTTAGTGAGCTTGATATGATAGCACTTCCTGGTGGTTGGGATGGAACTCACGCTCTAGCAGATGATGGGAATGTACAGAACATCTTAAAGGAGATGGATAGTAAAGGCAAAAACATAGCAGCCATCTGTGCGGCTCCTTATGCACTTCATAGAGCTGGAGTTTTAAAGCAAAACTATACTTGTTATCCATCAGTAGAAAAAGAGATAAGAGAGCAGGGTTACATAGGAGATGGCACAATGGTTGTTGAAGACGCTAATGTCTTAACATCTCGTGGACCTGCAACTGCTATGTGTTTTGCTTTGGCAATTGTAAAAAAACTAAAGGGCGAAGAGACCTATAAGATGGTAAAAGGTGGACTCTTAGCGGACTTTTGTAAAGAGTAG
- a CDS encoding class I SAM-dependent methyltransferase, translated as MTLQDLNAHILLNSKDLSAEFKRLFHGRGGLYDDFKHLTIDSIDTILSVALYDKDAKESELLELLKSFIKTSRHNTIVVQRRYKKDFPVEVVIGELSDEIFALENGMKFRLNLLSNRNSGYFADMKNGREFVRESAKDKSVLNLFSYTCAFSVAAILGGAKSVSNIDMSKASLSIGRLNHHLNDLDTRGVSFLPYNILKSFSRIKKKGPYDLIIIDPPSFQRGSFEATKDYRKIIAKLPDIASDNCILLACLNSPELNSSFLKELISELAPEFEFKERLANLKEFESLDEERSLKNLLFTKVR; from the coding sequence TTGACTCTACAAGACTTAAACGCACATATTTTACTAAACTCAAAAGATTTGAGTGCTGAATTTAAAAGACTTTTTCATGGTCGTGGTGGGCTTTATGATGATTTTAAACATCTCACTATTGACTCTATTGACACTATTTTAAGTGTCGCTCTATATGATAAAGATGCGAAAGAGAGCGAACTCTTAGAACTTTTAAAATCTTTTATAAAAACTTCAAGACATAATACTATAGTTGTGCAAAGAAGATATAAAAAAGACTTTCCAGTTGAAGTAGTCATAGGAGAGTTAAGTGATGAGATTTTTGCTCTTGAAAATGGTATGAAATTTAGACTAAATCTTCTCTCAAATCGTAACAGTGGCTACTTTGCAGATATGAAAAATGGAAGAGAGTTTGTAAGAGAGAGTGCAAAAGATAAAAGTGTTTTAAATCTTTTTTCATATACTTGTGCTTTTAGTGTGGCTGCCATCTTAGGAGGTGCAAAAAGTGTCTCAAATATCGATATGAGCAAAGCATCTCTAAGTATTGGTCGCTTAAACCATCACTTAAATGATCTTGATACTAGAGGTGTGAGCTTTCTGCCTTACAATATCCTAAAATCTTTTTCTCGCATCAAGAAAAAAGGTCCTTATGACCTTATCATTATTGATCCGCCAAGTTTTCAAAGAGGAAGTTTTGAAGCTACGAAAGATTATAGAAAAATCATAGCAAAACTTCCAGATATTGCATCAGATAACTGCATCTTGCTCGCTTGCTTGAACTCGCCAGAACTTAACTCATCTTTTTTAAAAGAGTTAATATCAGAGTTAGCTCCTGAGTTTGAGTTTAAAGAGAGACTTGCAAACCTAAAAGAGTTTGAGAGCCTTGATGAAGAGAGAAGTCTAAAAAATCTACTCTTTACAAAAGTCCGCTAA
- the ychF gene encoding redox-regulated ATPase YchF, with protein sequence MGLSIGLVGLPNVGKSTTFNALTKAQNAEAANYPFCTIEPNKAVVPVPDKRLAELAKIVNPQRIQYSTLDFVDIAGLVKGASKGEGLGNKFLSNIRETEVILQIVRCFDDENIVHNEGSIDPLRDVEIIEGELILADIEVLSNRIDRLKKQAKADKSAKEMLEMAEELMEFLADGKLARNFKDADTDIYKQLNSEVRFLTNKEIMYGANTDEDGLLEDNNYVVALREHAAKNNCELIKLCAKIEEELIGLDDDEAQEFLTDLGVKESGLEQIIQKGFDKLGLMSYFTAGVKEVRSWTIRKNSTAPRAAAAIHNDFEKGFIRAEVISYEDFITYGGEAKAKEAGKMRLEGKEYIVQDGDVMHFRFNV encoded by the coding sequence ATGGGTTTAAGTATAGGTCTAGTAGGACTCCCTAATGTCGGTAAATCAACAACTTTCAATGCATTAACAAAGGCACAAAACGCAGAGGCTGCAAACTATCCATTTTGTACCATAGAGCCAAACAAGGCTGTAGTTCCTGTTCCAGATAAGAGATTAGCAGAGCTTGCAAAGATAGTAAATCCCCAGAGGATTCAATACTCTACACTAGACTTCGTAGATATCGCAGGTTTAGTAAAAGGTGCGTCAAAAGGTGAAGGACTTGGAAATAAGTTTCTCTCAAACATCCGTGAAACTGAGGTTATACTCCAAATTGTAAGATGTTTTGATGATGAAAACATAGTCCATAACGAAGGCAGTATCGACCCACTTCGTGATGTTGAAATTATAGAGGGTGAGCTTATACTTGCAGATATAGAGGTTTTATCTAACCGTATTGATAGACTCAAAAAACAGGCAAAAGCAGATAAGAGTGCAAAAGAGATGTTAGAGATGGCCGAAGAGCTTATGGAGTTTTTAGCTGATGGGAAGTTAGCAAGAAACTTTAAAGATGCCGACACTGATATTTACAAACAACTAAACTCAGAAGTTAGATTTTTAACTAACAAAGAGATTATGTATGGAGCAAATACTGACGAAGATGGTCTCTTAGAAGACAACAATTATGTAGTAGCTCTAAGAGAGCATGCTGCTAAAAACAACTGTGAGCTTATAAAACTATGTGCAAAGATTGAAGAAGAACTTATCGGTCTTGATGATGATGAAGCTCAGGAATTTTTAACAGATCTAGGAGTTAAAGAGTCAGGATTAGAACAGATAATACAAAAAGGTTTTGACAAACTAGGACTTATGAGCTACTTTACAGCAGGCGTTAAAGAGGTTCGCTCTTGGACTATTAGAAAAAATTCAACTGCACCTCGCGCTGCTGCTGCCATCCACAATGACTTTGAAAAAGGTTTTATCCGTGCAGAGGTTATATCTTATGAAGATTTCATAACTTATGGTGGAGAAGCAAAGGCAAAGGAAGCTGGAAAGATGAGACTTGAGGGGAAAGAGTACATCGTACAAGATGGCGATGTTATGCACTTTAGATTTAATGTTTAA
- a CDS encoding EAL domain-containing protein → MKKNQVKSISTKIVLLIVLIFLLSVLVILTAFEKINKKAFYSIEMEKADLVARTIEPLIALNIYLDMKDKTDQVLSQLIENPNILAVKVLKNLKVINEIRSPEYDKSIEESFTIKQAIHQPNSKKILGSLIITYSNKNYKELINQYTKILLIMFVVFSFIFTLFGLYVKKLLLPLRKIAKSLKEYSPDQEIKIPYVSQNNEIGLISKALNNMQQKISQYSKKQKNINQYLEEKVNEKTLELRKQLYTDSLTKLPNRHSLLNDIISSDDGALLVINIDDFREINDFFGQTAGDYILKSFAYKLNSMFNKKQNTTVSRLSGDEFAIYFTKKPSIQEFIKIAENLAANVEKMIFFYENNELSIRVSVGGSYQMENILEKADIALKSAKKQQESFLLYDENLNIEEQYKDNIEWVKNLKIAIENDKIVPYFQAIYDNKSDKVASYECLIRLIDEDGNIISPYKFLIIAKKSRLYSKLTKIMIEKSCKYFENIDSYFSVNVSVEDILNKNTVKYIKQKIKEHNVSKKIIFEILESEGIENYEDVAVFTNEMKALGCRISIDDFGSGYSNFEHLLKLNIDYIKIDGTLIKNIDYDINAQIVVKTIVDFAQRLNILTVAEFVHNESVYKKVKDLSIDRTQGFFLARPHDKI, encoded by the coding sequence ATGAAAAAAAATCAAGTCAAATCTATCTCTACTAAAATTGTACTTCTTATTGTGCTTATTTTTTTACTTAGTGTTTTAGTTATCTTGACTGCGTTTGAAAAAATAAATAAAAAAGCCTTTTATAGTATAGAAATGGAAAAAGCAGATCTTGTTGCTAGAACTATAGAACCTTTAATCGCTCTAAATATATATCTTGATATGAAAGATAAAACAGATCAAGTATTAAGTCAACTTATAGAAAATCCGAATATACTAGCCGTAAAAGTTTTAAAAAACCTCAAAGTTATTAATGAAATCAGATCACCAGAGTATGATAAGAGCATAGAAGAATCTTTTACTATAAAACAAGCCATACACCAACCAAATTCAAAAAAAATACTCGGTTCTCTAATTATTACATATTCAAATAAAAATTACAAAGAACTAATTAATCAATACACTAAAATATTGCTAATAATGTTTGTTGTTTTTAGTTTTATCTTTACTCTTTTTGGCTTATATGTAAAAAAACTTTTACTACCTCTTAGAAAGATTGCCAAATCACTAAAAGAATATTCTCCAGATCAAGAGATAAAGATACCATATGTATCTCAAAACAATGAAATAGGACTTATATCAAAAGCTCTAAATAATATGCAGCAAAAAATATCTCAATACTCAAAAAAACAAAAAAATATAAATCAATATCTTGAAGAAAAGGTAAATGAAAAAACATTAGAGTTGCGTAAACAACTATATACCGACTCGCTTACAAAGCTACCAAATAGGCATAGTCTACTTAATGATATCATCAGCAGCGATGATGGGGCACTTCTTGTCATTAATATAGATGACTTTAGAGAGATAAATGACTTTTTTGGACAAACTGCAGGTGATTACATATTAAAAAGTTTTGCATATAAGCTTAATAGTATGTTTAATAAAAAGCAAAACACTACTGTAAGCAGACTCTCAGGTGATGAATTTGCTATATATTTTACAAAAAAACCATCTATACAAGAGTTTATTAAAATAGCTGAAAATCTAGCAGCAAATGTTGAAAAAATGATATTTTTTTATGAGAATAATGAGCTTTCCATTAGAGTTTCTGTAGGTGGATCTTATCAGATGGAAAATATTTTAGAAAAAGCAGATATAGCTTTAAAATCAGCAAAAAAGCAACAAGAATCTTTTTTACTTTATGATGAAAATTTAAATATTGAAGAGCAATATAAAGATAATATTGAATGGGTAAAAAATCTTAAAATAGCTATAGAAAATGATAAGATAGTCCCATACTTTCAAGCTATATATGATAATAAATCAGATAAAGTTGCAAGCTACGAGTGTTTAATACGTCTCATAGATGAAGATGGAAATATAATTAGTCCATATAAATTTTTAATAATCGCCAAAAAAAGTAGACTTTATAGTAAATTGACAAAAATTATGATTGAGAAAAGTTGTAAATATTTTGAAAATATCGATTCATATTTTTCTGTAAATGTATCAGTTGAAGATATTTTAAATAAAAACACTGTTAAGTACATAAAGCAAAAGATAAAAGAACATAATGTTTCTAAAAAAATAATATTTGAAATTTTAGAGTCTGAGGGCATAGAGAACTATGAAGATGTAGCTGTTTTTACAAATGAGATGAAAGCTCTTGGCTGTAGAATATCTATAGATGACTTTGGCTCCGGATACTCTAACTTTGAACATCTTCTTAAATTAAACATAGACTATATAAAGATAGATGGTACTCTAATAAAAAATATTGATTATGACATAAATGCCCAAATAGTTGTTAAAACCATTGTTGATTTTGCGCAAAGACTAAATATACTGACTGTTGCAGAGTTTGTACATAATGAGTCAGTTTATAAAAAAGTAAAAGATCTAAGTATTGATCGTACTCAAGGATTTTTCTTAGCTAGACCTCATGATAAAATCTAA
- a CDS encoding M16 family metallopeptidase, whose translation MKIFLAILLTLGTLMASSLPHYETKTLKNGLQVVVIPLENSTNVISTDIFYKVGSRNEIMGKTGIAHMLEHMNFKSTKNLPAGEFDKEVKNIGGVNNASTSFDYTHYYIKSSTDNLSKSLSLYAELMQNLNLKDDEFQPERDVVAEERRWRTENSPLGYLYFSLFNNAYVYHPYHWTPIGFMNDIQTWTIKDIKDFHKTYYQPNNAILMVTGDVDAKEVFKKAEAKFAHIKNGTKIPEFKFVEPPQDGAKRVIIHKESEVELLAIAFHIPDFKSKDQVTLSVISEILYSGKSSRLYKELVDKRHLVNQVYAYNMENIDPGLFIFLASCNSGVKAEDVEKILIEQIELMKNSKVTKAELEKVKINTKADFIYSLESSSSVANLFGSYLVRGDLAPLLTYEEDINKVTSKEVLEVANKYFDFTKSTTIILKK comes from the coding sequence ATGAAAATATTCTTAGCAATCTTACTAACTTTAGGGACATTAATGGCATCATCACTACCTCATTATGAGACAAAAACACTTAAAAACGGACTACAAGTAGTTGTAATCCCACTAGAAAATTCCACAAATGTAATCTCTACTGACATCTTTTACAAGGTTGGAAGTAGAAATGAAATCATGGGTAAAACAGGCATTGCTCACATGTTAGAGCATATGAATTTCAAATCTACAAAAAATCTTCCAGCTGGAGAGTTTGACAAAGAGGTAAAGAACATAGGCGGGGTAAACAACGCATCTACGAGTTTTGACTACACTCACTACTACATAAAATCAAGTACAGATAATCTTTCAAAGTCACTTAGTCTATATGCTGAACTTATGCAAAACCTAAATCTAAAAGATGATGAGTTTCAACCTGAGAGAGATGTTGTAGCTGAAGAGAGACGTTGGAGAACTGAAAACTCTCCTCTTGGTTACTTGTACTTCTCTTTGTTTAACAACGCTTATGTTTATCATCCATACCACTGGACTCCGATAGGCTTTATGAATGACATCCAAACATGGACTATAAAAGATATAAAGGATTTTCACAAAACTTACTACCAACCAAACAATGCTATCTTAATGGTTACAGGCGATGTAGATGCAAAAGAGGTTTTCAAAAAAGCAGAAGCTAAATTTGCTCATATAAAAAATGGTACTAAGATTCCTGAATTTAAGTTTGTAGAACCCCCTCAAGATGGAGCAAAAAGAGTCATTATCCATAAAGAGAGCGAAGTTGAGCTTTTGGCTATTGCTTTTCACATCCCAGACTTTAAAAGTAAAGATCAAGTAACACTTAGTGTAATCTCTGAGATACTCTACTCTGGAAAAAGCTCAAGACTCTACAAAGAGCTAGTAGATAAAAGACACCTTGTAAACCAAGTATATGCTTACAATATGGAAAACATCGACCCTGGTCTTTTTATATTTTTAGCTTCTTGTAACTCAGGTGTAAAAGCTGAGGATGTTGAGAAGATTTTGATAGAGCAAATAGAGCTTATGAAAAACTCAAAGGTAACTAAAGCTGAACTTGAAAAAGTAAAGATCAACACAAAAGCAGACTTTATCTACTCGTTAGAGAGCTCATCATCTGTTGCAAATCTATTTGGTAGTTATTTAGTCCGTGGGGATTTAGCTCCACTTTTAACTTACGAAGAAGATATAAACAAAGTAACCTCAAAAGAAGTTTTAGAAGTTGCTAACAAATACTTTGACTTTACTAAGTCAACTACTATTATTTTGAAAAAGTAG
- a CDS encoding quinone-dependent dihydroorotate dehydrogenase, producing the protein MINYETIKPWLFKLEPENAHLLAESALRVANLCQIPFNSFLESHFVTDNALRQKLFKREFLNPVGLGAGFDKNATVLRGIQILGFGFSEIGTITPLAQAGNPKPRMFRHIQEKTLQNAMGFNNDGALKIQKRLKKVYPFTTPIGINIGKNKITAEKDAISDYTKLIKTFNGLGDYFVINISSPNTPGLRDLQNEEFITELFKEAKALTDMPILLKIAPDMTKEDAVALTKMAVEKGADGIIATNTTIDYSLVENPKDIGGLSGAVLKEKSFEIFEAIAKELYSKTILISVGGIDSAEEAYRRIKAGASLVQVYTSLIFSGPDLVMNINKGLIELIKADGYTNITEAIGADRT; encoded by the coding sequence ATGATAAATTATGAAACTATAAAACCTTGGCTTTTTAAACTAGAGCCAGAAAATGCCCACCTCTTAGCTGAGAGTGCACTAAGAGTTGCAAATCTTTGTCAGATACCATTTAACTCTTTTTTAGAATCTCATTTTGTAACTGATAACGCCTTAAGACAAAAGTTATTTAAAAGAGAGTTTTTAAATCCTGTTGGTCTTGGGGCTGGGTTTGATAAAAATGCAACTGTTCTTCGCGGTATTCAAATTTTAGGATTTGGCTTTAGTGAGATAGGCACTATCACTCCACTTGCACAAGCTGGAAATCCTAAGCCTAGAATGTTTAGACATATACAAGAAAAAACTCTACAAAATGCTATGGGCTTTAACAATGATGGGGCCCTAAAGATTCAAAAAAGACTTAAAAAAGTATATCCTTTTACAACTCCTATCGGTATAAATATTGGTAAAAACAAGATTACAGCAGAAAAAGATGCCATTAGTGACTACACAAAGCTTATCAAAACTTTTAATGGCTTGGGTGATTACTTTGTTATAAATATCTCATCTCCAAACACTCCAGGACTTAGAGATTTGCAAAATGAAGAGTTTATAACAGAGCTTTTTAAAGAAGCAAAAGCACTCACAGATATGCCGATACTTCTGAAGATAGCACCTGATATGACAAAAGAAGATGCGGTAGCTCTTACAAAGATGGCAGTTGAAAAAGGCGCAGATGGCATAATTGCAACAAACACAACTATAGACTACTCACTCGTAGAAAATCCAAAAGATATCGGTGGACTAAGTGGCGCGGTTTTAAAAGAGAAGAGTTTTGAGATATTTGAGGCTATTGCAAAAGAGCTTTATAGTAAGACTATACTTATCTCAGTTGGTGGGATTGACTCCGCAGAGGAAGCTTACAGACGCATAAAAGCTGGAGCATCTTTAGTTCAAGTCTATACTTCACTGATATTTAGTGGACCTGATTTGGTCATGAACATAAATAAGGGGCTTATAGAGCTTATCAAAGCTGATGGATATACAAATATCACAGAAGCTATAGGTGCAGACAGAACATGA